In a genomic window of Muntiacus reevesi chromosome 1, mMunRee1.1, whole genome shotgun sequence:
- the S100A3 gene encoding protein S100-A3 isoform X1: MTVSMASLLEQALATIVSTFQEYSQLSGNPLCQAKFKELLEKELPTWTPTTLRECEYKQFISVLDTNKDCEVDFVEYMRLLACLCVYCHESFKDSPLKPSCPQ; encoded by the exons ATGACAGTCAGCATGGCCAGTCTTCTGGAGCAGGCGTTGGCTACTATCGTGAGCACCTTTCAGGAATATTCACAGCTCTCTGGAAACCCGCTCTGCCAGGCGAAGTTCAaggaactcctggagaaggagctgcCTACCTGGACCCCG ACGACGCTTCGGGAGTGTGAATACAAGCAGTTCATCAGTGTCCTGGACACCAACAAGGATTGCGAGGTGGATTTTGTGGAATACATGCGCTTGCTCGCCTGCCTCTGCGTCTACTGCCATGAGTCCTTCAAGGACAGCCCCCTGaagccctcctgcccccagtaA
- the S100A3 gene encoding protein S100-A3 isoform X2 yields MASLLEQALATIVSTFQEYSQLSGNPLCQAKFKELLEKELPTWTPTTLRECEYKQFISVLDTNKDCEVDFVEYMRLLACLCVYCHESFKDSPLKPSCPQ; encoded by the exons ATGGCCAGTCTTCTGGAGCAGGCGTTGGCTACTATCGTGAGCACCTTTCAGGAATATTCACAGCTCTCTGGAAACCCGCTCTGCCAGGCGAAGTTCAaggaactcctggagaaggagctgcCTACCTGGACCCCG ACGACGCTTCGGGAGTGTGAATACAAGCAGTTCATCAGTGTCCTGGACACCAACAAGGATTGCGAGGTGGATTTTGTGGAATACATGCGCTTGCTCGCCTGCCTCTGCGTCTACTGCCATGAGTCCTTCAAGGACAGCCCCCTGaagccctcctgcccccagtaA
- the S100A4 gene encoding protein S100-A4, whose amino-acid sequence MIGGLGPVLPHPLPWAGPGPGINRSDCWVLPILPLSPSSLPTTSSLLLLTAAMAYPLEKALDVMVSTFHKYSGKEGDKFKLNKSELKELLTRELPSFLGKRTDEAAFQKLMSNLDCNKDNEVDFQEYCVFLSCIAMMCNEFFEGFPDKQPRKK is encoded by the exons ATGATAGGAGGGCTGGGTCCCGTTCTCCCCCATCCCCTGCCATGGGCAGGGCCTGGCCCGGGTATAAATAGGTCAGACTGCTGGGTTCTCCCcattcttcctctctccccatcaTCTCTCCCCACCACTTCCTCCCTCTTG ctcctgACTGCTGCCATggcatatcccctggagaaggccctCGACGTGATGGTGTCCACCTTCCACAAGTACTCGGGCAAGGAGGGTGACAAGTTCAAACTCAACAAGTCTGAGCTAAAGGAGCTGCTGACCCGGGAGCTGCCCAGCTTCCTGGGG AAAAGGACGGATGAAGCTGCGTTCCAGAAACTGATGAGCAACCTGGACTGCAACAAGGACAACGAGGTGGACTTCCAGGAGTACTGCGTCTTCCTGTCCTGCATCGCCATGATGTGCAATGAGTTCTTCGAAGGTTTCCCTGATAAGCAACCCCGGAAAAAATGA
- the S100A5 gene encoding protein S100-A5 isoform X2 yields the protein MLHQRRTKDIGTDEWRTPLELHTVMETPLEKALTTLVTTFHKYSGREGSKLTLSRKELKELIKKELCLGEMKESSIDDLMKSLDKNSDQEIDFKEYSVFLTTLCMAYNDFFLEENQ from the exons ATGCTCCATCAGAGGCGGACAAAGGACATTGGAACTGATGAGTGGAGGACG CCTCTGGAACTGCACACCGTGATGGAGACACCTCTGGAGAAGGCCCTGACCACTCTGGTCACCACTTTCCATAAATATTCTGGGAGAGAGGGCAGCAAACTGACTCTGAGTAGGAAGGAGCTGAAGGAACTGATCAAGAAGGAGCTGTGTCTTGGTGAG ATGAAGGAGAGCAGCATTGACGACCTGATGAAGAGCTTGGACAAGAACAGTGACCAGGAGATTGACTTCAAGGAGTACTCGGTGTTCCTGACCACGCTGTGCATGGCCTACAATGACTTCTTTCTGGAGGAGAACCAGTGA
- the S100A5 gene encoding protein S100-A5 isoform X1: MLHQRRTKDIGTDEWRTPLELHTVMETPLEKALTTLVTTFHKYSGREGSKLTLSRKELKELIKKELCLGEKMKESSIDDLMKSLDKNSDQEIDFKEYSVFLTTLCMAYNDFFLEENQ; the protein is encoded by the exons ATGCTCCATCAGAGGCGGACAAAGGACATTGGAACTGATGAGTGGAGGACG CCTCTGGAACTGCACACCGTGATGGAGACACCTCTGGAGAAGGCCCTGACCACTCTGGTCACCACTTTCCATAAATATTCTGGGAGAGAGGGCAGCAAACTGACTCTGAGTAGGAAGGAGCTGAAGGAACTGATCAAGAAGGAGCTGTGTCTTGGTGAG AAGATGAAGGAGAGCAGCATTGACGACCTGATGAAGAGCTTGGACAAGAACAGTGACCAGGAGATTGACTTCAAGGAGTACTCGGTGTTCCTGACCACGCTGTGCATGGCCTACAATGACTTCTTTCTGGAGGAGAACCAGTGA
- the S100A5 gene encoding protein S100-A5 isoform X3, whose amino-acid sequence METPLEKALTTLVTTFHKYSGREGSKLTLSRKELKELIKKELCLGEKMKESSIDDLMKSLDKNSDQEIDFKEYSVFLTTLCMAYNDFFLEENQ is encoded by the exons ATGGAGACACCTCTGGAGAAGGCCCTGACCACTCTGGTCACCACTTTCCATAAATATTCTGGGAGAGAGGGCAGCAAACTGACTCTGAGTAGGAAGGAGCTGAAGGAACTGATCAAGAAGGAGCTGTGTCTTGGTGAG AAGATGAAGGAGAGCAGCATTGACGACCTGATGAAGAGCTTGGACAAGAACAGTGACCAGGAGATTGACTTCAAGGAGTACTCGGTGTTCCTGACCACGCTGTGCATGGCCTACAATGACTTCTTTCTGGAGGAGAACCAGTGA